In Mastomys coucha isolate ucsf_1 unplaced genomic scaffold, UCSF_Mcou_1 pScaffold5, whole genome shotgun sequence, one genomic interval encodes:
- the LOC116079263 gene encoding vomeronasal type-1 receptor 2-like — protein MKSVSWHILQSVFLSNNMDARNLGIGIIFLLQSTVGILGNISILSYYLVIFYKKHKGKPMDLILVHMIIVNILIILSKGVPSTMTAFGLKLFFNDWSYQFFMYVLRVSRSMSIVTICLLSVFQTIIIIPRNSCWKNLRAKSPKGISLCISLSWVLYIFINVIFPLYMSVTLSEKNITEGTNFKLYTIVGYDKITVFLYITFFVFPEILFSGLITWSSSSMIVILYRHKQRVQYIRSTHASHSSSPESRAIQNILVLVFTFLTFYTLSAISHTYNALFHYSNWWLINFTAIITLCIPTSSPFVLMSQSFPLSKLCFL, from the coding sequence ATGAAAAGTGTTTCATGGCATATTTTGCAGTCAGTTTTCCTCAGTAACAATATGGATGCCAGGAATTTGGGAATAGGAATAATATTCCTGTTACAGAGTACAGTTGGAATTCTAGGAAACATCTCTATTCTTTCCTACTACTTAGttattttttataagaaacaTAAAGGAAAGCCCATGGATTTGATTCTTGTGCATATGATCATAGTTAATATCTTGATCATTCTCTCTAAAGGAGTGCCAAGCACAATGACAGCCTTTGGGTTGAAACTTTTCTTTAATGATTGGAGCTATCAATTTTTTATGTATGTTCTAAGAGTTTCCAGGAGCATGTCCATTGTCACCATCTGCCTTTTGAGTGTATTCCagaccatcatcatcatcccaaGAAACTCCTGTTGGAAGAATCTTAGAGCCAAATCTCCAAAGGGCATTagtctctgcatttctctcagcTGGGTCTTATACATCtttataaatgttattttccCTTTGTACATGTCCGTAACATTAAGTGAGAAAAACATAACAGAAGGTACAAATTTCAAACTCTATACTATTGTAGGATATGACAAAATCACAGTTTTCTTATATATAACTTTCTTTGTGTTTCCTGAAATCCTGTTTTCTGGTCTCATCACCTGGTCTAGTAGTTCAATGATTGTCATTCTGTACAGGCACAAACAGCGAGTTCAATACATCCGCAGCACTCATGCTTCCCATAGCAGTTCCCCTGAATCCAGAGCCATTCAGAACATCCTGGTCCTAGTTTTTACCTTTCTGACTTTTTATACACTTTCTGCCATCTCACATACTTATAATGCTCTATTTCACTATTCAAATTGGTGGCTAATAAATTTCACAGCCATTATAACTTTATGTATTCCCACTTCAAGCCCTTTTGTACTTATGAGTCAGTCATTCCCTCTCTCCAAACTCTGCTTTCTCTAG